Sequence from the Amaranthus tricolor cultivar Red isolate AtriRed21 chromosome 16, ASM2621246v1, whole genome shotgun sequence genome:
ATTACTTCTAACATATAAttcactatattttttttttaattttaacgaTTTTTCTTCCTTATGCAATCTAGTACATAAGTTTAGATTACAAAATatgtaattttcaaaaaaaaaaattacaaaatatgtAATTATGTTTAAATCTGATTcaaatattttctaataaaaaatttattgcaTTTGTCCATTTTATACAATATTACAAATTAGATTTTAATAAACTTTcctatattataatttaaattctaaacctTTACATCTAATgcataagttaaaaaaaaatcgacttttagaatataaatcaatattttcttattgctatcttaataattaaatatggtcaatttacataaaaaatagaatagtttcatatattacatatattacATGTGTTGTATATTGTATATTTTTGATCAACTTGGTggaccaaaaaataaaaacgaaaATGCATTTTAATTCtacttaaaaataattcaactaAATACTGacagtaatttttttttgattttggataaagaaaaattttctttcaataaaccaagaaaaatacaaaacaagaCAAAGTGGAAGCTAGCTTCAATTTGCATTAGTATGAAGATGGAGTCTATCTTATAGGAAGTTGAATCACCTTACTTTTCATATAAACTGACGcaaaagttaataagaaaaaaataattacttttatgaaagattattttttattgaaataactttaaattaaaaagcatATTTTTAATCCATTTCTCACAACAATTCGTGAAATATAAAAATTGTGGTTTTGACAAGTGTCCATTGACAGCAAAGATTCACTATACGGCATCGTATTTCACCACATCACCCCAATCTTACATGGCAGAATCACTTTTGctcttttttgcacttttctCTGCCAAAATATCTCAACCCTAGATATTTTATCTTAAATCGCCCCCACTCTCACTTAAAGCGCGTTTAAATACCCAGTTTAACCctctttctaaccatttcccACGCGCCTCTTTCTCAATTCTCACTTCTATATAAACCCTCATCTACCTCTTCAATCTCCTCAAATTCAAACCTTCAAATTTCATCCATTGTTAGATTCAAAGAATCGAAAAAAAACATTcacaagacaaaaaaaataatctatcaTGTCATACTCTGGAGCAGAATCGAGTATGGAAGACGTCGTTCATCGGCAGAACGGATCCGTTGGTGGGGCCGGAAACCGCCGTCACCGTATGAAAGAATACGGCGGCGATAGTTGCGGCGATCCCGAGGCATGGAACGATTTTGCTGATAGTTTCAGCAGAGTTCAAACGGTGTTAGATCGGAACAGAGAGTTGATCCAGCAAGCGAATGAGAATCATCAATCGAGAATTCCGGATAATATGGTGAAGAATGTGGCGATTATTCAGGAATTGAACGGAAATATTTCGAAGGTGGCATCGATTTACTCCGATTTGTCGACGAATTTTACAGGTAGGGTTAGGCAGCAGCGGCAGAAGGGAGGGAATAGTAATGGGAGAAGGAATGGAGATGAGTGACGAAGGAAGAAAagtcaaattttaaaataagataaaataaaataaaaaatagttcctctgtttttttttttttttttgtgttgtgTTATTGTACtaataattgataattaattactaattagtaATAAATCTATGATAAAATAACGATGAGTATGAGTAATTAGAGCTAAGAAAAGAAGGGGATTTGACTCCTTTTGATTTTTATGAACAAATTgtaatattatgctactaatGTATGGATAACCATTAATTGGTAATGAATTGGCTTGAATTTTTGtaggtctttttttttttttttttttttttttttgtatttttagaaaatttgattaGGAATTAGGAGTAAtaattttgtcaattttatGAGTTTGAGAAAGatcaaatattaataacaattaatattaagtattttcatttGTTTGTAGTTTATTATGGAGTATTAATTAacgattaattttatttttttaatttaagaatATTAAGTATGGTAACTTAACTCCACTATAATTGGGATCGTAGGTCTACAAGTACTTATTTTTTGTGTTAGTATGAagggaattttttttaaaaaaaataggaatagctattttatatctttatattctcatattctaattaaatattttatttgataatgCACTAGTTTTAAGAAAAGTAAAGAGCGATCACATTTTTACAAGCGTGTATTCGAgacatattaattattgatttatttcataaaaatattaaaaatatattataaattatatatattgagAAGAATCTTACAAGATTACttataaatatatgaaaaagtcATATAAATCCTCCGTTCTAAATTATTCGCTACATAAGACTTAGTGGTATTATTCATCTTTcaaactattttttatattacgGCTAATGTATAAgaagaaatatagtcaaatgaatcttgcttaaatcgtctaatcgcatattttcataaaatcgaatttttataatctttcaagcttattttatacggatatttcatgatataccaccgagtttcttcgaaattcaccatataccacacgaaatgttttaattcaccatacaTCATTGAGTTTACGTTCGTTAGCatagaataccattaatgacaactgccgtcagtgtgccgtttgtgataaattaccagtatgcccttacgcattcaactggcgccattgttaggcttgacttccccaaacacaacgtatttcttcaaaaattgatccttcatctttcttcttctccataaGATGTAGTGGGGCAGCATTTCATAAGATGTTTTGAATTGCGGCCAATGCCTACAATGAGTACGTTTTTGAAAAAGCTATGTCCAAGATAAAAGAGTTTGATGCAGCAACATATGACTATCTCAAAAATGTAGAAGAGCAGTGGAGTGTGCACATGTTTGACAGGACAGTTTGTTGTGATCATAGCACAACAAACTTCGTAGAGTCATTCAATGCAATAACAAAGGCCAACAGGGACATGCCTGTGTTACATTGTTGGAAGGTAAATTTGTGTCCCTGTTTTGctcatttaaatgcaaaaaaattgtttttgcttacagttttttttttttgttttttgaataattaagatGTCAGGAATTGGTGCATGAAAAGGATGGGTTTTAGGTTCGATAAAGCAGTAAGCATGGAACCTAATGAGCTAACAGAGCATGCAAAGGGGGTGCTGGCGACTAAGACTGATGATTCTAGGTTCTGCCATGTCACTGCAGCTGGTGGTGGAGAGTTTGAGGTGAGGGATGGCCATGTCAAGTTCCCTGTCACCCTTGAAAATATGACTTGTGGGTGTGAAAAATGGCAAGGATCAGGGATCCCTTGCAAGCATGGTCTAAGGGTCATTTACAACCAGAGACTTGATCCTAGGGACTTTGTCTCACCTTTCTACACGGGGGCTGCATACAAACTCACTTATGAAGACTCCATCCACCCTATGGCTGATCCAACTCACTAGCCTTCACTAGATGTGTTAGAAATTGCACCACCCTAAGGGAAAAGAAATTCTAGCAGACCACCTAAGCAAAGGAGAAGAACTGCTCATGAagcaaaaaaaaggaaagaggcaTAAGAATAACAAATGCAGCCTATGCAAAGAACTAGGCCACAATGCAATGACATGCAAGGCAAAAAAGGCATCATTAAAGAAGGCAACAcatgcagcttcctcttcatAGCAAGGCAACACAAGGGGAAGAGAAAGGCTGCTACTTAGTATTGTTTAGTGTCATTTTTTTGGTGAACAGTGTTTATTGTCAagttatttttgaacaaaatgttaactacttggtttgtatga
This genomic interval carries:
- the LOC130803054 gene encoding protein EARLY FLOWERING 4-like, coding for MSYSGAESSMEDVVHRQNGSVGGAGNRRHRMKEYGGDSCGDPEAWNDFADSFSRVQTVLDRNRELIQQANENHQSRIPDNMVKNVAIIQELNGNISKVASIYSDLSTNFTGRVRQQRQKGGNSNGRRNGDE